DNA sequence from the Candidatus Krumholzibacteriia bacterium genome:
GAGCATCATCTTGATGTCGGCCACCCGGTTGTAGGGCGAGTTCAGGAACGCCGCAATGTCGCTGGCCTTCATGGAGACGAAGATCGAGTAGACGAAGAACGCGAGCAGCAGGTACTTGAGGCCGCGCAGGGGCCAGTCGAGCCCGCGCGGCAGGCGGATCTTGCGCCGGAAGAGCCTTCGCCCCACCCCGGCGAGTGTTTCCGATACAAACCCCACCGGACAGATCCAGGAGCAGAACGCCTTCTTGAGCAGCAGGCCGGTTCCGATGGCGAGCAGCAGGATGACGAGCCCCGCGGGGTGCACGCGCGAAAGCTCGCCGCTCTCCAGCCAGTGCCGCAGCGTGATCAGCGACGAGATGGGGAGAAAGCCCTCCACCCCGGGCGGTCGCGCGGCGGCCAGGTCGCCCGCCTGCAGGCGCGCAACCCAGCGCACGAAGCGGAAACCGATCCATACCACCACGGCGAGCGAGAGCAACTGCACGGCCAGACGCATGCGTTCGATGCGCCACCTGCGCGCGGCCAGGGCGGGTTTGGGGAGAACGTATGGTTTGAGCCGGGCCAGCTTCTCGTGACGGTCCTCGGCGGAGCCGTCGCCACCCACGGAGATTTCGGACATAAGCCTCCGATATCATTTTCCGTCCCCGGGATCCCATTCGCAAGTGGATTCTTTGATGGCCGGGGCGCGCCGGAACGCCGCGGGTTGACGACAGCCCGGAAAACGGGCTATACTATGCGGCAGAAAGGCA
Encoded proteins:
- a CDS encoding 4Fe-4S binding protein — protein: MSEISVGGDGSAEDRHEKLARLKPYVLPKPALAARRWRIERMRLAVQLLSLAVVVWIGFRFVRWVARLQAGDLAAARPPGVEGFLPISSLITLRHWLESGELSRVHPAGLVILLLAIGTGLLLKKAFCSWICPVGFVSETLAGVGRRLFRRKIRLPRGLDWPLRGLKYLLLAFFVYSIFVSMKASDIAAFLNSPYNRVADIKMMLFFANISAFALKVMAVLVALSVVIPFFWCRFLCPYGALLGLFSLVSPLKITRTASRCIDCGLCARACPAGIGVDRARRVRSDECTACLSCVAACPVPVALQVETRGPWRRAVRPALFAALVVLLFYGGIQVARLSGYWASDITNQEYQRRIQEIDAPAYHHNQGQVPPDERGD